One genomic region from Anabaena sp. PCC 7108 encodes:
- the cas5d gene encoding type I-D CRISPR-associated protein Cas5/Csc1 yields MQIYRLLLTLQDPLYFATRELGRLYITEQYLHNYALTYALGLAKSSYSDAEHIPHYERDLEPLNHQGIYITPARPYVTPERPLGSAYVTHTYKWANLNYHVKMEQISKNIPTYGRIRELAPESQFEFFLISQKEIKLPKWIRLGKWMSKAEITVEKLLQPKTKTDLFTCTHPLNPLDVMFTNQVISYDVVNMPPVSLIQNVQMQGEYYYFDDIKNVKLPKQMQYRFRS; encoded by the coding sequence ATGCAAATTTATCGTCTTCTTCTTACATTGCAAGATCCTTTGTATTTTGCTACTCGTGAATTAGGTAGGCTTTATATAACAGAGCAATATTTACATAATTATGCTCTGACTTATGCTCTTGGTTTAGCAAAAAGCAGCTATTCTGATGCAGAACATATACCCCATTATGAAAGAGATTTAGAACCTCTCAATCATCAAGGGATTTATATTACACCTGCGCGTCCTTATGTTACACCTGAACGTCCTTTAGGATCTGCTTATGTTACCCACACTTATAAATGGGCTAACCTCAATTATCACGTCAAAATGGAGCAAATTAGTAAGAATATTCCAACTTATGGACGTATTCGTGAATTAGCTCCAGAAAGTCAATTTGAGTTTTTTCTTATCTCTCAAAAAGAAATCAAATTACCTAAATGGATTCGTTTAGGTAAATGGATGAGTAAGGCAGAAATCACGGTTGAAAAATTACTCCAACCAAAAACAAAAACTGATTTATTCACCTGTACTCATCCTTTAAATCCCTTAGATGTCATGTTTACTAATCAAGTGATTAGTTATGATGTGGTAAATATGCCTCCAGTTAGTCTCATTCAAAATGTGCAAATGCAAGGAGAATATTACTATTTTGATGATATCAAAAATGTAAAACTCCCCAAACAAATGCAATACCGTTTTCGGAGTTAG
- the cas7d gene encoding type I-D CRISPR-associated protein Cas7/Csc2, translating into MFEQYKKHFQESIPRIPGAKYAHFIVLRETDSYAVFKTDGELNVARVRAGLNDSQAISRLVLFKRKQTTPERLTGRELLRRYEIYDQIKLQHKKDCAYNENPCGVCPDCVIYGYAVGKGGADNSGSEKSKVFIDSAYAVPKYEESHGTFTLNAPYEDGTMTQGTDTTNRFSEQDHVLPEVPFPSVVTLRDPTPNSFLYLLNNLQRTKRYGAQTTRTGQVRNTVVAIIFADGEIFSNLRLTQKIYDIIGDVLPPYETTFLKSATEQAVNELIQKDGVFYELISKESLVSLQDEAQSILGNEDNFKQWMNSLTQDTLNYAKAAGVLKEEKAENSTNSRSRRNKNKTDEGEET; encoded by the coding sequence ATGTTTGAACAGTACAAAAAACATTTTCAAGAATCTATTCCTCGCATTCCTGGAGCTAAATATGCTCACTTTATAGTTCTCAGAGAAACAGATTCTTATGCAGTATTTAAAACTGATGGAGAACTCAATGTAGCCAGAGTTAGAGCAGGACTTAATGATTCACAAGCAATTAGTCGTTTAGTGCTTTTCAAACGTAAGCAAACCACTCCTGAACGTTTAACAGGACGTGAATTATTGCGGCGTTATGAAATCTACGACCAGATCAAACTCCAACATAAAAAAGACTGTGCTTACAATGAAAATCCTTGTGGAGTTTGCCCCGACTGTGTTATTTACGGTTATGCAGTAGGTAAAGGTGGTGCAGATAATTCTGGTTCTGAGAAATCCAAAGTTTTTATAGACTCAGCTTATGCTGTTCCTAAATATGAAGAATCTCACGGAACTTTTACCTTGAATGCACCCTATGAAGATGGGACAATGACACAAGGAACAGACACCACTAATCGTTTTAGTGAACAAGATCATGTGTTACCAGAAGTTCCTTTTCCTAGTGTGGTTACATTACGTGATCCAACACCAAATAGCTTTTTATATCTCTTGAATAATTTGCAACGTACCAAACGTTATGGCGCTCAAACTACACGAACTGGACAAGTTAGAAATACAGTTGTAGCCATAATCTTTGCTGATGGTGAAATTTTCAGCAATTTGCGATTAACTCAAAAAATTTACGACATTATCGGAGATGTTTTACCTCCTTATGAAACAACTTTTCTTAAATCAGCTACAGAACAAGCTGTTAATGAATTAATTCAAAAAGACGGAGTTTTTTATGAATTAATTTCCAAAGAATCTCTTGTATCTCTTCAAGATGAAGCTCAATCCATTCTGGGAAATGAAGATAATTTCAAACAATGGATGAACTCATTAACACAAGATACTTTAAATTATGCAAAAGCAGCAGGTGTTTTGAAAGAAGAAAAAGCAGAAAATAGTACCAATAGTAGAAGTCGAAGGAATAAAAATAAAACAGATGAAGGGGAGGAAACATAA
- the cas10d gene encoding type I-D CRISPR-associated protein Cas10d/Csc3 codes for MIDNFDWLTPENYGKPVIPEKEPPLVVLALETLNNAEDQVLRDWIEKVFPNILDYFSLKPAKGMSLEAAKELAVNAKPDKKEKTINTLVEHKDQSLAVHLLNAVVGGWTLVKLANLEELQQRLYLAAVTLHDLNKIVLKELGNARMDGKEWDKYYHYFNIWAESLGLWKFISNEYWQDIAFLAQNAEDARGANLTLANFQDIKLSPEDLIGLAEFVRFADLLASMAYRPDSLYQEKIRAIVRRRLKDKYVIRHHRTIENRGLLTQTIHNIVLDKAREIGWIAFLFFPDGITYFAPKDSEKPDLSNLAEIVRSQILKTADKGLNRLIYRQPKGIISCKPDMKEVADVERASETLIKQLFNILGDKRTPVTGERREKIRSIPELADLDWNYPANLQVDRLAEGVRGLVDILKEYYGVTEDKAIQSLLNALDMNEYLETLKRIPALGGVPHGWYFLAGHYMRKHGSLNDAELEDKMLKAIHQVITEWGKPEGITAFAFLDSYIGQVLDISDSDKKHDFEKELNRYHRNKANRKREPICAVCNSAFDVREEFSSYTNKRVTSLSKESLRGICTVCQAEKLLRSYSLNRGLEADDDIIYLHLYPDYYFTPETALIMNRAYKSFAQNVFSDLDKELAKHNYDPKYIPRTDVFRIGADSKENEKRRVEKVEYPEGQMHGYYLLGVPALFKKPTDTEVWHIPALLTLIAPLTFGVKVVASRSTLPPYDSGADFKETVILDGVHTYWQHSIKKSSFRLDEFITAIPAAFAVYALTSQAYRDSRNFPVWNALNNVSQSLDTSPLYVFHYADRILENIKKEERKKKSTQLSDPAIIVAKKLLNYYQLLINYYQGDDPMNMIRELVDKYARFYRASGKNSSAYTRLRPLNIAAKVILESQPNTAEDDLQLMIEGYLFSLVDGVLNNNNEGYIPSEVVKDKSQRETVIQDFSQYFVKEVFQNYCRAERSLLRQNINLIRHASEAWYIKQYIKKPEEKTQTSENKELN; via the coding sequence ATGATAGATAATTTCGATTGGTTAACACCTGAGAATTATGGTAAGCCAGTTATACCAGAAAAAGAACCTCCCTTAGTAGTTCTAGCGTTAGAGACTTTAAATAATGCTGAAGATCAAGTTTTGCGAGATTGGATAGAAAAAGTATTTCCTAATATTCTTGATTACTTCAGTCTTAAACCAGCCAAGGGAATGAGTTTAGAAGCGGCTAAGGAATTGGCTGTTAATGCTAAACCAGATAAAAAGGAAAAAACTATTAATACATTAGTTGAACATAAAGATCAAAGTTTAGCGGTGCATCTTTTAAATGCTGTTGTTGGTGGTTGGACTCTAGTTAAATTAGCTAATTTAGAGGAACTACAACAACGGCTATATTTAGCTGCTGTGACTCTGCACGATCTCAATAAAATTGTACTCAAGGAATTGGGTAATGCGCGGATGGATGGTAAAGAATGGGATAAATACTACCATTATTTTAATATTTGGGCAGAAAGTTTGGGACTGTGGAAATTTATTAGCAATGAATATTGGCAAGATATAGCTTTTCTTGCTCAAAATGCTGAAGATGCAAGAGGAGCAAATTTGACTCTTGCTAATTTCCAAGATATAAAATTATCTCCTGAAGATTTAATAGGGTTAGCTGAATTTGTCCGTTTTGCTGATTTATTAGCTTCTATGGCTTATCGTCCAGATAGTTTATATCAAGAAAAGATTCGGGCAATTGTACGACGTAGGTTAAAAGATAAATATGTTATTCGCCATCATCGTACAATAGAAAATAGGGGATTATTAACTCAAACTATTCACAATATAGTATTAGATAAAGCTAGGGAAATTGGATGGATAGCTTTTTTATTCTTCCCTGATGGAATTACATACTTTGCACCAAAGGATAGTGAAAAACCAGATTTATCTAATCTAGCTGAAATAGTGCGATCGCAAATCCTAAAAACTGCTGATAAAGGATTGAATCGTTTAATTTATCGTCAACCAAAAGGTATTATCAGTTGCAAACCAGATATGAAAGAAGTAGCTGATGTAGAACGTGCGTCAGAAACTCTCATTAAGCAACTTTTTAATATACTTGGCGATAAACGAACCCCTGTAACTGGTGAAAGGAGAGAAAAAATTAGGTCTATTCCTGAATTAGCAGATTTAGATTGGAATTATCCAGCTAATTTACAAGTTGATAGATTAGCAGAAGGCGTTAGAGGGTTAGTAGATATCCTTAAAGAATACTATGGAGTAACTGAAGATAAGGCTATCCAAAGTTTACTTAATGCTTTGGATATGAACGAGTATTTAGAAACTTTAAAACGTATTCCGGCTCTTGGTGGTGTACCTCATGGGTGGTATTTCTTAGCTGGTCATTATATGAGGAAGCATGGCAGCTTAAATGATGCTGAACTTGAAGATAAAATGTTAAAAGCTATCCACCAAGTTATTACAGAATGGGGTAAACCGGAAGGAATAACAGCGTTTGCTTTTCTTGATAGTTACATTGGTCAAGTTTTGGATATTAGTGACAGTGATAAAAAACATGATTTTGAAAAAGAGTTGAATCGTTATCACCGAAACAAAGCTAACCGTAAGCGTGAACCAATATGTGCTGTTTGTAATAGTGCGTTTGATGTACGAGAGGAATTTTCTAGTTACACTAACAAACGAGTTACAAGCCTTTCTAAAGAGTCTTTACGTGGAATTTGTACAGTTTGCCAAGCTGAAAAATTGCTTCGTAGTTATTCTTTAAACCGAGGTTTAGAAGCTGATGATGATATTATTTATCTGCATCTTTATCCAGATTACTATTTCACCCCAGAAACTGCTCTCATCATGAACCGAGCCTATAAAAGCTTTGCTCAAAATGTCTTTTCTGATTTAGATAAAGAGTTAGCAAAACATAACTATGACCCTAAATATATCCCTCGTACAGATGTTTTTAGAATAGGTGCTGATTCTAAAGAAAATGAGAAACGGCGAGTTGAAAAAGTGGAATATCCAGAAGGACAAATGCACGGTTATTATCTTTTAGGAGTTCCGGCATTATTTAAAAAACCAACTGATACCGAAGTATGGCATATACCAGCATTACTAACATTAATTGCACCTTTAACCTTTGGAGTTAAAGTAGTTGCTAGTCGTTCAACTCTTCCACCATACGACTCAGGAGCAGATTTTAAAGAAACTGTGATTTTGGATGGTGTACATACCTACTGGCAGCACAGCATCAAAAAATCTAGTTTCCGTTTAGATGAATTTATTACTGCTATTCCTGCGGCTTTTGCTGTCTATGCTTTAACATCCCAAGCATACCGCGATAGTAGAAATTTTCCTGTCTGGAATGCTTTAAATAATGTTTCTCAATCTTTGGATACTAGCCCTTTGTATGTATTTCACTATGCAGATCGCATACTCGAAAATATCAAAAAGGAGGAACGCAAGAAAAAATCAACTCAGCTTAGTGATCCAGCAATTATTGTTGCAAAAAAATTGCTGAATTATTACCAACTTTTGATTAATTATTATCAAGGTGATGACCCCATGAACATGATTCGAGAGTTAGTTGATAAATATGCTCGTTTTTATCGAGCATCAGGTAAAAATTCCTCTGCATATACAAGGCTTCGACCTTTAAATATAGCAGCAAAAGTCATCTTAGAAAGTCAACCAAATACTGCTGAAGATGACCTGCAATTAATGATAGAGGGTTACTTATTTTCTCTAGTAGATGGTGTACTAAATAACAACAACGAAGGTTATATACCCTCCGAAGTAGTGAAGGATAAAAGCCAGCGTGAAACTGTCATTCAAGACTTTTCTCAATACTTTGTTAAAGAAGTATTTCAGAACTATTGTAGGGCAGAGCGATCGCTTCTCAGACAAAATATCAATCTGATTCGTCATGCGTCGGAGGCTTGGTATATCAAACAGTACATCAAAAAACCTGAAGAAAAAACACAAACATCAGAAAATAAGGAGTTAAATTAA
- the cas3 gene encoding type I-D CRISPR-associated helicase Cas3' yields the protein MKIKLLSTWSKYSHTSVNNIQLVTHQEEVWDAIKSYQFVFDTALTGDGKTLAALLPAFDKTSGLGKGLFNYPTNELIRDQGKQIGKWKNQFNLELQVGELTGSKLASYMSEEGFNKLNTLRNVANDNNIVVTNPDIFTLIHRLYYDSRGGNKARLAENWFIQYRYIVFDEFHIFHAPQIANVLDGIAFNRASLGERFAAKFLFLSATPDNVLLKVLERAGITTKIIKGEYEHGLEKSQTHRRILHEVDLDLVASEQSNGGIENWVVENLEYIKQFFSQYPNSKGLIIANSVFAAKRIVKTLENANLGLSIGENTGLTGAKVREDAMTKQLIIATSTVDVGVDFEINFLVYESLDAGTFIQRLGRLGRHDGFPTYQAIALVPDWVKDKFSEIYGNETEVDRESFFQTIKDNIYQKPQEFQRYLSRWGCVLSTIRFCLLNQQKDQYQTLIEGYEQEANRIVGKTPYWSRLNELKEHRMIIQDLSTFRGGGQLDIWIHDPNTNAVKSMSLIRLLAGTDFELISEEEAKEISERLHEPFYKNNLELYAKITQYLSSYEPVALIFTDKLDRLKLNIAQERKGFFIQSRHRAIKKINEKLEYLPITTCVADPGKYDIKTLRRRYKLPGLFELHKVVDSSRQEYAVAFGLDALLLDSLLYWQKKTNEIFFAGE from the coding sequence ATGAAAATAAAACTACTTTCTACATGGTCTAAATATTCTCACACATCCGTTAATAATATCCAACTTGTTACTCATCAAGAAGAAGTTTGGGATGCTATTAAAAGTTATCAATTTGTATTTGACACTGCTCTAACTGGTGACGGTAAAACTTTAGCCGCTCTTCTCCCAGCGTTTGATAAAACAAGTGGATTAGGAAAAGGTTTGTTTAACTATCCTACAAATGAGCTTATTCGTGATCAAGGAAAACAAATAGGAAAATGGAAAAATCAATTTAATCTTGAGTTACAAGTAGGTGAACTCACAGGATCTAAATTAGCTTCATATATGAGTGAAGAAGGTTTTAACAAACTGAACACACTACGAAATGTAGCTAATGATAATAATATAGTCGTCACAAATCCTGATATTTTTACGTTGATTCATCGCTTATATTACGATAGTAGAGGTGGTAACAAAGCTCGTTTAGCTGAAAATTGGTTTATTCAATACCGCTACATAGTATTTGATGAATTTCATATTTTTCACGCTCCACAAATTGCTAATGTATTGGATGGTATTGCTTTTAATAGAGCAAGTTTAGGAGAGCGTTTTGCAGCAAAATTTCTTTTTCTGTCTGCTACCCCAGATAATGTTTTATTAAAAGTTCTTGAAAGAGCAGGGATTACTACTAAAATTATCAAAGGTGAATATGAACATGGGTTAGAAAAAAGTCAAACTCATCGGAGAATTTTACATGAAGTAGATTTAGATTTAGTTGCATCTGAGCAAAGTAATGGAGGAATTGAAAATTGGGTAGTTGAGAATTTAGAATATATCAAACAATTCTTTTCTCAATATCCTAATTCTAAGGGACTTATCATTGCTAATAGTGTATTTGCTGCTAAACGGATAGTAAAAACTTTAGAAAATGCCAACTTAGGTTTAAGTATAGGCGAAAATACAGGGTTAACTGGTGCAAAAGTTAGAGAAGATGCAATGACTAAACAATTAATTATTGCAACTTCTACAGTTGATGTTGGTGTAGATTTTGAAATCAATTTTCTGGTTTATGAATCTTTAGATGCAGGTACGTTTATTCAGCGTTTAGGAAGATTAGGAAGACATGATGGGTTTCCAACTTACCAAGCAATAGCTTTAGTTCCAGATTGGGTAAAGGATAAGTTCTCTGAAATTTATGGTAATGAAACTGAAGTAGATAGAGAAAGTTTTTTCCAAACTATTAAAGACAACATCTACCAAAAGCCTCAAGAATTTCAGCGATATTTAAGCCGTTGGGGTTGTGTTCTTTCTACAATTAGATTTTGTTTGCTTAATCAACAAAAGGATCAATATCAAACTTTGATTGAAGGTTATGAGCAAGAAGCTAATCGAATTGTTGGCAAAACTCCTTATTGGTCTAGGTTAAATGAACTGAAAGAACACAGAATGATTATTCAGGATTTATCAACTTTTCGCGGTGGAGGACAATTAGATATATGGATTCATGACCCAAATACAAACGCAGTGAAAAGTATGAGTTTAATACGTTTACTTGCAGGAACAGATTTTGAACTTATATCAGAGGAGGAAGCAAAAGAAATAAGTGAGAGATTGCATGAACCATTTTATAAAAATAATCTGGAACTATATGCAAAGATCACACAATATTTAAGTAGCTATGAACCTGTTGCACTAATTTTTACAGACAAATTAGATAGGTTAAAACTCAACATAGCACAAGAAAGAAAAGGGTTTTTTATACAGAGTCGTCATCGAGCAATTAAAAAGATAAATGAAAAACTTGAATATTTACCCATTACAACTTGTGTTGCTGATCCTGGTAAATATGATATCAAAACATTGCGCCGACGTTATAAATTACCTGGTTTGTTTGAGCTACATAAAGTAGTTGATTCTAGTCGTCAAGAATATGCTGTAGCTTTTGGTTTAGATGCACTGCTATTAGATAGTCTTCTTTATTGGCAAAAAAAAACTAATGAAATATTTTTTGCGGGAGAGTAA
- a CDS encoding DUF86 domain-containing protein has protein sequence MSNIDSEIVLARLRLITKYYNTLEEFSSISLDEFLGDFRQQLIVERLLQLMTQAAIDINDHILSKLKPGKSYTNFEAFIELGKYQIITPELAKQIAPSSGLRNRLVHEYDDIDPNQVFMAISFALQQYPLYVRQINSYLIALEEGND, from the coding sequence ATGAGTAATATAGATTCTGAAATAGTTTTAGCTCGACTAAGGTTAATTACCAAATATTACAATACCTTAGAGGAATTTAGTTCTATAAGTCTTGATGAATTTTTAGGTGATTTTCGTCAACAACTTATTGTAGAAAGACTATTGCAATTAATGACTCAAGCTGCAATAGACATCAATGATCATATATTGTCAAAACTCAAACCTGGAAAATCTTACACTAATTTTGAGGCTTTTATTGAATTAGGTAAATATCAAATTATTACTCCTGAACTAGCAAAACAGATTGCACCATCATCAGGTTTAAGAAATCGTTTAGTTCATGAATATGATGATATAGATCCGAATCAAGTTTTCATGGCAATTAGTTTTGCTTTACAGCAATATCCGCTTTATGTTAGACAAATTAATTCTTATTTAATTGCACTGGAAGAAGGAAATGATTAA
- a CDS encoding nucleotidyltransferase family protein translates to MQNNTPTIAELQELSLQLPEKIPYLKMLVLFGSRSTGNINANSDWDFAVLFDEEKYNSYIKEHPLAFFELHEIIGKVLKINPDIIDIVDLNQCSCLIAHFVARDGIMLFEKSPGEFNDFRLNSFKNESELKKFRQEQHRMIEIELNKWGA, encoded by the coding sequence ATGCAAAATAATACTCCCACAATTGCAGAACTTCAAGAACTATCCTTGCAACTTCCTGAAAAAATACCCTACTTAAAAATGTTGGTTCTTTTTGGTTCTAGATCAACTGGTAATATTAACGCCAATAGTGATTGGGATTTTGCAGTTTTATTTGATGAAGAAAAATATAATTCCTACATCAAAGAACATCCATTAGCTTTCTTTGAATTACACGAAATCATTGGTAAAGTCTTGAAAATCAATCCTGACATTATAGATATTGTCGATCTAAATCAATGTTCTTGTTTAATTGCTCATTTTGTGGCACGGGATGGAATTATGTTATTTGAAAAATCCCCTGGAGAATTTAATGATTTTCGATTAAATTCCTTCAAAAATGAATCGGAACTAAAAAAATTCCGTCAAGAACAACACCGAATGATTGAAATTGAGTTAAATAAGTGGGGAGCATGA
- a CDS encoding YafY family protein, protein MSRKGQSITLSVSERDKAELEAIALEFGMMWGDEPNISKLIKAIAQRELIVGKNHDWQDSRIRALHRCIAALTDIGQIEQAEIIANLLLERSELSVPLRREIEAFLINSLPSWRSQIDYYILRQQPFQLAYQDAAERVFNFTVHHAKITPHEKRQYLDCWCEETEGNFGIPELLHNWCFRLDRINEASVTEITGKWHSNLDQIEVEMHLLNNLAFAYQTKPEDKTVEWIPDKPKVKRVIRRVSNTFWFIREIMQYSSDCIVISPESVRSQIKQKLIKLCQSYDLIT, encoded by the coding sequence ATGAGTCGCAAAGGTCAGTCTATAACTCTGTCGGTATCAGAACGAGATAAAGCCGAACTAGAAGCGATCGCACTAGAATTCGGTATGATGTGGGGAGATGAACCCAATATCTCCAAACTCATCAAAGCGATCGCTCAACGTGAATTAATAGTTGGTAAAAATCATGACTGGCAGGATTCCCGTATCCGTGCCTTACATCGTTGTATTGCTGCATTAACTGACATCGGACAAATTGAACAAGCAGAAATTATCGCCAATTTGTTACTTGAACGTAGTGAATTATCCGTACCACTGCGGAGGGAAATTGAAGCTTTCCTGATTAATTCTCTCCCATCTTGGCGATCGCAAATAGACTACTATATATTGCGTCAACAGCCTTTTCAACTTGCTTATCAAGATGCAGCAGAGCGAGTATTTAATTTTACAGTCCACCATGCTAAAATTACACCCCACGAAAAGCGTCAATATCTTGACTGCTGGTGTGAAGAAACAGAAGGCAATTTTGGCATCCCAGAACTACTACATAACTGGTGTTTCCGTTTAGACAGAATTAATGAAGCATCTGTCACGGAAATTACTGGTAAATGGCATTCTAACCTAGACCAAATAGAAGTGGAAATGCACCTATTAAATAACTTAGCTTTTGCCTATCAAACTAAACCAGAGGATAAAACAGTGGAATGGATACCAGACAAACCAAAGGTGAAACGAGTAATTAGGAGAGTATCAAATACATTTTGGTTTATTAGGGAAATTATGCAATATTCATCTGATTGTATTGTCATTTCACCGGAAAGCGTGCGATCGCAGATCAAACAAAAACTGATCAAACTATGTCAAAGTTATGACTTAATCACATGA
- the psb32 gene encoding photosystem II repair protein Psb32, with product MKQLLKQLFSSHTYLVRLILPVLVIMMMAISVFATPAFATGVYQIPNLTPDTWIVDQGEVISRFNEGQISGAFKELAQETGNEARIVTVHRLDYGETPESFAQGLFAKWFPTAADQANQTLLVIDTVTNRAAIVSGDQVKSTLTDEIANSVAEDTLGVPLRNGNKYNQAFIDVRDRLVAVISGKPDPGPPKIMETVQVEGTFGKTEGTEKDNAIAWVVGLLIAATVIPMATYYIYLAVQPSNEA from the coding sequence ATGAAACAGCTACTCAAGCAATTATTTAGTAGTCACACATATCTTGTCCGTCTCATTTTACCTGTATTGGTGATCATGATGATGGCTATTTCTGTCTTTGCTACACCAGCCTTTGCTACTGGTGTGTATCAAATACCTAATCTGACACCAGATACCTGGATTGTAGATCAAGGTGAAGTTATTAGTCGTTTTAATGAGGGTCAAATTAGCGGCGCTTTCAAAGAATTAGCACAGGAAACTGGTAACGAAGCGAGGATTGTTACTGTTCACCGACTTGACTATGGGGAAACACCAGAAAGTTTTGCTCAAGGACTGTTTGCAAAATGGTTTCCCACAGCAGCAGATCAAGCTAATCAAACTTTATTGGTGATTGATACTGTCACCAATCGTGCGGCTATTGTGAGTGGTGATCAGGTCAAGTCTACACTGACAGATGAGATTGCTAATAGTGTGGCTGAGGATACATTAGGTGTACCATTACGCAATGGGAATAAATATAATCAGGCATTTATTGACGTGCGCGATCGCTTAGTCGCTGTGATCTCCGGTAAACCTGATCCTGGTCCACCCAAGATTATGGAAACTGTGCAAGTAGAAGGTACATTTGGAAAAACCGAAGGAACCGAAAAAGATAATGCGATCGCTTGGGTAGTTGGACTGTTAATTGCTGCCACTGTCATTCCCATGGCCACTTACTACATCTATCTAGCTGTTCAACCTTCAAATGAAGCATAA
- the surE gene encoding 5'/3'-nucleotidase SurE: protein MTIILTNDDGIDAPGIQALLKAVNGKNLIIAAPQEHQSGCGHQVTTTLPIQLQRRSEFEYAISGTPADCVRIAKTQICENIKFVISGINAGGNLGVDAYISGTVAAVREAAMHGIPGIAISQYRQGKLDYNWDLAAQWTSLILADLLARPLEPGSFWNVNLPHLLPEDHAPEVVFCQPCTKPLPVDYRIDGDNFYYVGEYGKRDRTPGSDVDVCFRGNIAITQLRV from the coding sequence ATGACAATCATCTTAACCAACGACGACGGTATCGACGCACCAGGTATTCAAGCCTTACTGAAAGCGGTCAACGGCAAAAATCTGATTATCGCCGCACCACAAGAACATCAATCTGGTTGTGGACATCAAGTTACCACAACTCTTCCTATTCAACTACAACGTCGTTCTGAGTTTGAATATGCTATCTCTGGTACTCCCGCTGATTGTGTGCGAATTGCCAAGACACAAATTTGCGAAAATATCAAGTTTGTGATTTCAGGTATTAATGCTGGTGGTAATTTGGGAGTGGATGCTTATATCTCTGGTACTGTTGCTGCTGTCAGAGAAGCGGCAATGCATGGTATTCCCGGAATTGCAATTTCTCAATATCGCCAAGGCAAGCTAGATTACAATTGGGATTTAGCTGCTCAGTGGACATCACTAATTTTAGCAGACTTGCTGGCGCGTCCTTTAGAACCTGGTAGCTTTTGGAACGTTAATTTACCCCATCTCCTACCAGAAGATCATGCGCCTGAAGTAGTATTTTGTCAACCTTGTACCAAACCTTTACCTGTAGACTATCGAATCGATGGCGATAATTTTTATTATGTAGGTGAATATGGTAAACGAGATCGCACTCCTGGTAGTGATGTGGATGTATGCTTTCGGGGAAATATTGCGATAACTCAGTTAAGAGTATAA